In Danio rerio strain Tuebingen ecotype United States chromosome 18, GRCz12tu, whole genome shotgun sequence, the genomic window GGAAGATTACGAGGAAGAGAGCTTTGATTACAGCGAGAGGGAAAATCTAGCGAGCAACAACGCACAAGATATGGCCAAACTAGCCAAAATTAGCTACTACAACTACACCAAGGTTCCTGCTCGCTACAACACATCGTAAGCAGCTGACTGAGACACTATGTGGTTTAAGGCTGGGGAAAAGGACTAACGGTCATTTATGTAGTACTCTTGGCTCTGAAGTGAGCCACTGAGGATATAGCCATCATGAAGTGGATGTGCACTGGAAGCCATTTTGGCTCTGAGAAACAAAAGTGACAGCGGATTCATTTTAACAATGTCATTTTACATAAGGGATCATCTTgaagtattttttctgtttttaaagccCATGTTCCTTTATTTGGACCATCTTAAAATGCAGTTCTTAATATATCCTTCCTGAGCCCAATTTAATGGTGGAGTGAAATGATATGTACAGAAATAAGATGACACTTGTTATATACAGACAATCTACAGCTCTAAATCGAGATTGATCTTGTTGGTGGCCAGCAAGTTAGATAACACTTTATAGGACTTAACCAAAGCTGACAAAAGTGCAAATAGTGCTCATTGCAATAACTtccccagaattttttttttttcattataactGACTTTTTGACAAGATTCTCCTCCAACATTTCAGAGTTTGTGTGAATTTTTTAgtgccttttttgttttatatccgtgtttctcaaccacattcctggaggaccaccaaaactgcttgttttggatgtctcctttgtctgttacccccatttcaggtctttcagtctctgctaatgcaGGGTATATAGAGGAATGAGAgattgaaattcaataccttttaagagattttttaaaagactttttgcatacattttaagacctcatcacaaCTTCAGGTATTAATTAGTAGCATTGCTGACATTTTAACTTGcactatatttaataaatactgcTTGCAAGAAACTAATAGAAAATGTTAGTGAATCAAAATGAATAAGTGTTAATCCAGCAAGTGGCGCTTTCACAACAGCAGAAATACCAGTGTTTccctggttactgcagtaaacaaagcagtgtgatgtcaaatctagcagggtttatttgatttcataaactacacagcatcgcaatattcaaaaaataaattcagGCAATCTTTAGCATACTGAAACCAAGTTTAATACCTTTAATACTTTGTAAGACCATGCGGATCATTACAGGACACCCTGTAATGAGTTGATTAGCTGAATCGGGTGTGTTCGCTTaaggcagggatgtccaaactcggtcctggagggccggtgtcctgcatagcttagcttcaacttgcttcaacacacctgcctggaagtttctagtatacctagaaagagcttgattagctggttcaggtgtgtttaattggggttggaactaaaatatgtaggacaccggccctccaggacgaagtttggacacccctggcttaaggagacatgaaaatgtgcagagctggtggtcctccaggaatgtggttgagaaacactgttttagaTAATGGGCCATGCCTTGGCATTTGATCACTGTATGGCCTTCTGGAGATTTTCTTTGTGCTTAAATTATTGCAAATagtatttattgtcattatttctTGGCATTCACAAGTGTAAATACATTGCCAGTGTTACAGATGGATGGGTAAAAAACGCAGAAATTAAGCCTTGGGTTTAGTTCAATCTAACTGCATTACTTACACAAGTGCATTGTTTGGTCCATCTTGAAAGTGCAAGTCTTTTGTCTAGAATTTATATTAAGTTAATGAATGTAATACAAATTAAGATATCCCTTTAAAGCATTTCATATGTTTATCCACGTTTCAGCCCCCTGAAAAGGATTTTTTTCGTTTGTAGTCTGTTCTTGTACAACGTACTAGCTGACTGTGTGGGCTAAAActgatttcatttttaaaatgtggtgaTCGTTTTTTGCCGTGACTTATTCCAAACCTCATCCAATTTAATCTCCTTGGACATAAAACCTTGTAACGTGTACAGCATCTTTCCCAAAGTCACCAATACTGGTTGAATCTTGATGAGGATGCCCTAAAAACACTGGACAAAAATATTAACTGCCCTTGTGTGTGCAAGAGAGTGTCTCATCCATCATTCCTGCGCTGCGCTCAGGAGTGATGAACGACAGTCTGTCGACATGTGACAGGACTGGAGACCCAGCAGAGAATGATTGGGGAAATTCACCACGTATTCTCCATCTAGCTAGGCAACTCTAAAATGTTAAATGTGTAACATAAGATTTGGTGTATTTCTATTGTTTTAAAATGGTTGTTGTCCTTGCGTTTTGGGCTGTTAGCTCCGAGCTAGGCAGGAATTTTAGTTTTGTATGAGCTTTTAATTCTTTTGTTGCACACTGATGTGAATATAACGGTGATAAATGTGTGTTAAAACATTGTGCTATGGacattattgtaaatgaatacatttatttacctttaaacaTGTGTGAAAGTGTGTTATAAATGATGCGAGACCAGGGTTCCAGGTGACTTGGTGATTTATTAGAGGGTTTCTCACATGGCCCTTGAACTTTCCTTTTCTCCTGTGGTATtatacagtttctgacatacagtaCTTCATCTTACAAAAATAGACCCCTGGAGGTTCGGGAAGAGATGGGAGCGACCCATCAGCAGGATTAGCTAACAGAACAGCTAGGAACATCACTATTGTTTTATTACTCCTCCCTTAATACATTATGTTGTATTCATGACCTTTAAGTTAAAAATGAGGTACAAAAAGACAGACGCGCTCCGCGGTGTCCGGGCCTGTTGTCCTTCATTTGCCCAGAGCCTTGTCCAGGTTTGTCTTGATGGCATCCAGGAAGTCTGTGGTGTTGACGTAATGCTCATTCAGCTTGCAGCTGTGGTCAAAGACAAGACGGATGTTAATGACATCAGAGGTATTAGCTAGAGAAAAACTTAACTATGGATGTCAGCAGTTTCATCAATAGGGCTAGTCCTTTAAATGGAGGTCAAAGACATTAGACTGGGATCATTTATACATGCTCCGGATAATCTGCTGACTTACTTGGCGAGACCGTGAATGCAGCCGGCCAGATCCTTGGTCATAACGCCGCTCTCCACAGTCTCCACGCACACACGTTCAAGAGTTTGAGAGAACCTGTGGAAAGACAGAAGAAAAATTAATACTTACACTTTCTTATAAACGTTACTAATATGACAGGAATTCTGCTGTAGTCAGCCTGCCATTACACTACagatataatacaataaaataggtGTGAAAGTgccattatattatataaatgtgcCAGTCACCAAATGGCCAATAACATGTTTAATTTCTTATATCAATGAATGAGTACGCTATATGGGTTAGAATGATTGTGCATGTGCTGAAAGCTGCTTATAATGTGCATTTGAAAATGCAACAAGAATCAAACATCTTCCCCAAATTGTaatgagaataaaaaaaataataataattaaaatatttatataatataatatatattatatataatatttataataattaaaattattattattattaggaaaaTAGAGGTTTCCTTACAGATTTACACAAGAATAAAAGCTCTGGGTGGTTTATTCAATAGTAAATAATCACAATGgtactttttcattttaaaatattattttaacatttaaataccaaTTTCTATTTCAATAATTCTAAATTAGTTGAGTTTCCCCAATTAGTTTTATTCCTGTTGAAGCCAATAATCCACAGGTTTTGACCATCGTAAATGGCCAGTACATATTCTTAAGTCATCGCCCATTTGGAGGTACAGAAAAATGACTGGCAGCAATAAATGGGCTTACTTGATCAGGTCTGGGTTTCCATCAAGTTTGCCACGGTGTTCCAGTCCTCTAGTCCATGCGAAGATGCTGGCAATGGGGTTAGTGCTAGTTGGCCTTCCCtgttaaataaagttaaacaaaacacaaatacactttacatttacattttataattaccGGCAACAAGTTCAGGGCTCTAGCTTTCACTCTAGAGAACTCTCGAGAAATATTCTGAACAGTTTAAGACTGCATGAAACTGGGTAAACATGCAATATTGTGGAGCATTTGCAGTAATACTCATTGCATTACAACTTTTCCTCAGTTTTATTATTagctattttaaaatcatttaaatgataataatactaaaacagGTCATAGAGATTCTGATTTAATTCATGGGAATTTTAAAGAATATGATTGACTGAAATGTTTTTTAGATATTGTTATGATTACTTGCTGTTGTCATCGTTCTTTCGCCAATAGTATTTATTTCAGCTCTTAGCTCTGAGGCACTAGGTTCACTATTGGGCTGGTCTAGCCATTGGCATAACTGACAGCACCTACTGGGGAAGTGCGCCCAACTGATTGATCAAATTTAGATGAACAATCTATTCATGCAACACACAAATGATAatgagttttaaataaaaaatattctgctatattgtgcagccctagttttttGGGTGGAAACAACAATCATTTATTTCCAGGAATATTCATGTATGTAGACGTGTatgataaatacataaaatattctGATCATACATTATGGTTTGCCAGGAAATAAACTAAATGCTTGTGTATCCCATTTGGCACGGTTTAACAACACCTAATATTTCCAAATTCATGCACAACAACAAGtgcttcataaaataaaataaatgtaaaaaaatgatgCTTAATTCTGCAATTTTTCCTCTCACCACAAGATGGCAGAAGGCATCTAAAATAAACTGAAGGAAGATCCAGCTTGCTTTATTTCAAAATCATCTTTCGATCATCATCTTTGCTTTTTAGATCAAACCGAAAATGTATCTGAAAAGATAATGAAAATTAGCAAGGCAATACTTTGCAATACACTAACCTTCTGGTGCTCACGGTAATGCCTGGTTACTGTGCCGTGTGCTGCCTCGGCTTCAATGGTCTTACCATCAGGACACACCAGAACTGAGGTCATCAAACCCAGAGAACCGAAACCTGCAGACATCATTCAATATTCTTTAAATCACCTACAAATAcaatcatttatcattcatgaaCCCAGGAAAATTGATCATGATTTTCCTCTTTGCTGTCTATATAAACCCTGACAACTAAAATGACTGAATATTAGGAGTGAAACTGAATACAAATTCAGACTTTTCAGTTTGGTAAGAACGTACTACACAAATACAGCGAAACATATAGTTTAGCATGTCTTCGTTTAATCTGATTGCTTTCTAAATCCCAATATTAAACTTTTGAACtggaaacaataaataaaacttctTGAAAACAATATGCAATGTAGCCTTTACCTACATTTTACCTCAATAAACTCAACATAAGAACATCTGCAAATATTCGGCAATGAATTCATTACATTTTACCTGTTAGTAATCCgtaatgtatttaaataagtGAGACAGCCACTGTGTAAATTGTTTCTACAACAAGTTAAAGTAGAAACAATGTAGATGTTATCGTAGAAGCTTACTAATGTGCAACTAATTTGCATAACATTGTACTTAAgtgttgaatatttttaaaaatcatgaaataaaattaaagtattattaaagtaaaaaacattATTCAATATCGAGATAAGTATTGAatcatgactaggcccacacggaatctgtgtgctcagaaatctgcagattttttgccaattgagtatttatttactagtttcaatgtgtgtaaatttatatttattcagtttttaaattaatttctttaatattattgactaatatgaaaatgttcctttgatttatttacaatatagtttgtaaagtaatattttctgtcttttagtagatatgtgagagacttgctttggttactaaataagtggatctaagttgatttacattgtaaacattaaagttaaaaagtagtagtattttttgtttcataaaataatttttagttacgatactcccagtgcttcccacaggtttgaaatatacttgcggtagtagccggattgaaacacatcGTTTACCCATAGCACATGGTTATCTATATGCaacaaaaaagtgatttttaacaatatatttttattatatttttattttttaaagcttgttgaaaaaaaaaaaaatcaagtgattgttttatttttatcttattgttatacttttattatgccatgtgcacccactgacaggtaaaatctgttGCTGACATTGGCAATACCGTGCAAAACatgttatgtataaaatatgtaatatcaacatcatcaaattaaaaaaatacatacagcaaatgagaaataaatgacaaagcaataaaaacatctatgaaataaaaaagtgtagattatttaaagtcAAATGAGTTAATTagccatttctaatggtgtacaaataatatcaggcttaaaataaaaatgacgatGACTCAAAAAGCGAAACCAAAAGCAGAGTCCTGGACATTTTAGGAAATTTTTTGAAACGCCGAACGAACTTGGTCTCTGCAGAGCACACAAGATTGTGACAGTTCTTGCACACACACATGGAGAAGTAGTAAAACGTGTAGGACGAGAGGAGATTTCCACTAGTTAATCGATCATGGTTGTTTGGCTATTGggcaaatacaaaaaaagtgtaaagggataataaatgtttttttttattattattattaggttcaAATATACTTAGGCGGCCAAATATACCAAAGCAACcgagtaaagtctatgtgtgggtaGCACTGACTCCCAAAATCATTGTATAAAACCGCAGATTCATGACTTAGGTCTATGTTTAAACCACGTGGCAGAGATCTTTTTGAAAATTGTAATCATTGAATTTTAGaaaacacttttcttttttttctggaaaCTACGGTTTACTTAAATATAAGCATGTGTTCAGTGTTAGTTTTGTGCTGTAATAAAACATACTGAGGCATGACTTCAAAACCATGATTTTTGTGTACATTACACTCCCACTGAATGTATATTTATCTATAATTTTACCCTGAGCAAGAATGTCCGACTGCACATCTCCATCATAGTTCTTGCAGGCCCACACAAAGGCACCGGATGACTTCAGCacctgagccaccatgtcatcaATCAGTCTGTGTTCATACCAGATCTTCAGCTTGTCAAACTCTGGCTTGTAGTTTCTGCCCATGCAAAAAAAGATGCTTCAATATTTTGCATTGAAATTACTTTGCAAGAAAAGTGTAGTTTCACATGTCAACACTGTGACAGCATGTCAGAGCGCTAATCTCATAATTACACAGCAACAAACGTTCATACAAAACACAATGGAAGTGCGTAAATAAAGCGTGCCAAAGACTGAATCGAATCCTCCTCACTTCTCAAAGATATCCTGGAAGATGTCCTTGAATCTGCCGTCATAAGCCTTCAGGATGGTGTTCTTGGTGCTCATGTAGAGAGGCCATTTCTTCTGGATGGCGTACTGGAAGCAGCTGTGAGCGAAGCCGGTGATAGACTATTAGAAAGGGAGGAAAAGACACAGTGTCATAAAGCTGGGCAAAATAAATGTTCCACTTTCACAATAGGGAATTCAGCTGGAGGAATTTCTGCAACGCTGGCTGTGCAGCTCTAATGGGTGAGCAAAATCACTCACTTCAAATATGAAGTAGAaaagatgtaaaaaataaataaatacatttcaggcAGACACTTCATTCAGTAAATCTCCTTTGAGCTGGCAAAAGAGCCCACCATCCTCTTCATCTCTGGAGCAGCCTTAAGGCAGACTGTTGTAAACCCAAACAGAGCGTTCCTCTGACAACAAACAAAGACCTCAGGACACCAGGGTTCACTGTGGGTACATCATCTATAATCCAGACCTCATCCCTCTGAAGGTGTATGCGAAGAACATTACAGAATTTGAGTTTGAGGGCCTTAATTATACAAACTCAGAATACACGAGACAGTCTAAAAATGTCTCTAATTTAAGGTGTTATTTTTACACCTTTAAGACGGATCGTCAGAGTATAAGCTCATTAACAGGAAGACATTTTTCAAATTCATACATGCCTTTGCCTTTATCTCTAGTAGCTGTGCTCTATTAAGTTCACATTTGGATTCATTGTAATGAATGGATTCTTTGTTGGATGACGTAATTCAGAAAGTGCAAACATTAGGGGTCCCCCAACTTTCTCATCCAGTCATTCCTTTTTgctgaatttttaaaataaacttttaattaattgcaattatctgcatattttcaaaaaaaaaaaaaagaaaaaaaaagtttacttaaaatattttttttagtaacATTACATAAACCATTAATTGTCATGTTTgtcctacattaaaatgttacttGAGATATTTTACTATAAATGCATTAGGGCTTCATGACattgaaaagaagaaaaaaaaaaatgaacattgccatattttgtatttctgtgatttactaaatattgtgatatgactATAATTTCACAATACTCAAGTTTACAATTTGTTACCGTTTAGAACGACTCCAAAGAAATTTAAAGGTGTTTTACATTGACTGGTAAAATTTTGTAGGGCAGTGCatctttataaaatataaaaaatattaaattaaagaaaaaaaattaaagcaacaGTGCTTTATGGTATTCAGTGGAATCTAACAATACAGAAATTCAATTATCCAGTCCCTCCAGGCTTTCGCAAGACTTTTTTCTGAATTTTGCGGCCTAAAATAATTGATTTTGCTGTGTATTTCCTCATATTTGTGGCCTTATTTTGGGTTGATTTGCTGTAAAAAATTATACCATAGACAAAggtctttattatatatatatatttattactccTAGACCCAGACACTGGGTtctgtaacttaaatttaaaggatactttgtttaaaaaaaaatttgtatccATACAAAAATTGTGTGCACAACAGCTCTAAGACCAAAATCCACTGACTCATAGTACAGGTCTCATGTAGGCCATCCcagtaaaaattttaaataaatgtttttacatatagtttatttgttattagtttacacttagataatgcttgacagGCCAGGTTTGGCAAACTGtcttgggagagaaccctgagctcggagataaaggagcccagggctcccgcctggtcaatgagcattaggagggatgcgagatcaggtagttctcaagaGCTTCATGGCAATAGACTGCCAACCATGCCAGTGAATAAGTATTAAGAGCTTGTGacttttactattatttaattcacttgtctttagactgtgggagaaaactggagtgcccggggaaaacccacatgaacacagggagaacacgtGAACTCTGCACAGAAAGTGCCGACTGACTCAGCTAGTACTTGAAACAACAACCATCTTGCTATGAGGCAGCAGTGCTTGCCACTGAACCGCTGTGTCACCCGATACTAGAATTGAGGAGGTGGGAGAAGGGATGGATGGTGGGGGTCTTCCAAAACAAAAATAAGGAATAAAGTTAGACtggatatttatgttaaatttggaATGATCCGATTGGATAACTAATGATTAGCAACTgggaccagctgcagtcaatcctttcacgtgctcctctcgaaatgagtTTGCAAAACTTCTCTTTCGGcaattttggctagaatacaagcggctttacatttttttaaaaaaacattttaagctcaatattattatcttccttaagcaatatttattttttcgattgtctacaaaacaaaccgtcattatataatgacttgtctaattactctaacttgcctaattaaaccagttatgcctttaaatgtcactttacgctgtatagaagtatcttgaaaaatataatgtacggtcatcatggcaaagataaaagatgtcagttattagaaatatgcgttcagaattgtgttgaaaaaatatgcgTTCTATTAAACAGTAATTGTGGTAGGAGAAtgaggaggtctaataattctgacttcagcttcaGGTACTGATAATTCAATTTAAAACAACACTATATATAATCTCAattagggctgcttgattttggaaaaaatcataaatcacaattattttggtcataattgtaatcatgattattcaaaacgattatcagttgaagtcaaaattattagcgctcatgagaatttagttttttaaataactatttcccaaattatgttaaacagagcaaggaattaacagtatttcctctattatttttttattttatttgttttattttagctagaataaaagcaggtttaaatattttgaaacccattttgaggtcaatattattagcctccttaagcaatatatttttttaaaatgtctgcagaagaaactactgttatacaactTCTTgtttaattactctaattaagcctttgaattgcactttaatttgaatgttgtgttttgaaaaacatctagtaaaatgttatatactgtcatcatagcaaagataaaacaaatcagtaattagacatgatatatcaaaactattatgttcagaaataagtttaaaaaaaatttcaatttaactttccattaaacagaaattggaggaaaagggttgctaatattctggagggctaataattctgacttcaactgtatatatatatatatatatatatatatatatatatatatatatatatatatatatatatatatatatatatatatatatatatatatatatatatatatatatatatatatatatataaccctaaccctatatatatatatatatatatatatatatatatatatatatatatatatatatatatataggtgtatatatatatatatatatatatatatatatatatatataggtatatatatatatatatatatatatatatatatatatatatatatatatataggtgtatata contains:
- the idh2 gene encoding isocitrate dehydrogenase [NADP], mitochondrial, yielding MAGYLKVLSSLSRSAATLSKSPAVLAPACQSLQQRNYADKRIQVAQPVVEMDGDEMTRIIWEFIKEKLILTNVNVDLKYYDLGLPYRDQTDDQVTIDSAIATKKYNVAVKCATITPDEARVEEFKLKKMWKSPNGTIRNILGGTVFREPIICKNIPRLVPGWTQAITIGRHAFGDQYKATDFVVNQPGKFKMVFTPADGSKNKEWEVYDFPGGGCGMGMYNTDESITGFAHSCFQYAIQKKWPLYMSTKNTILKAYDGRFKDIFQDIFEKNYKPEFDKLKIWYEHRLIDDMVAQVLKSSGAFVWACKNYDGDVQSDILAQGFGSLGLMTSVLVCPDGKTIEAEAAHGTVTRHYREHQKGRPTSTNPIASIFAWTRGLEHRGKLDGNPDLIKFSQTLERVCVETVESGVMTKDLAGCIHGLANCKLNEHYVNTTDFLDAIKTNLDKALGK